The segment GAATatggattttattatttattttctttataattgataaaaattCTCTTGTTAAGACCCTATGAATCGATTAAAACCACAGATTCATACTAGAACAACGATGATTCAATAAAGAATCCTCGGATCATCACTTATTTCCTGAATAAATAGAATCactaaaaattcaaagaaaGATTTTGCTTTTGGTCAAAATATAAATAggagttgaaagaaaagaatcTTTCGActtagaaattaaatttttttgatatatatatatatatataagttactAACATGCCACCTAGACATATAAATTACCAACATGCCACCTAGTGGAACAAAAAACTATGTGGTGCCAGTGGCATAGGATCAAACATTGTACGCGATGGTCTTTGATTCCTAACTCAAGACCTCCCAACATCCGTTTGAATAGTTATCCTACTTCCAAAAATCAGATTTCTACCACCCTGCTCATCTTTCAACAATTAATAAGCAAAAATACATGTTCATTAAACCTGAAGTAGGTAAAATTGAAAGCATCAAAAATTGAATAACATTTCTACCACCTTAGATATTATCTTTACCAACTCAGGGTAAGTAACATCGTTAATAGAACGCAAGTCATTAGCTGCCAAAATAACCTACAAAGacggaaaaaaaaaatttccaacgTCATTACTAGAGGAGAGCTTAATTGAGTTGCGAGAACTCAAATACACCCAATGTCTAATCCAATCTGACGCACCTTCATATAATTATCAAGTCTATGAATATGAAAACTGCTAACTTATGATGAAGCTTTATTCATACTTAATATCTGGTTTATCGAATTTTTAACTATATGGCTATAGCCTCAGAGTTTGTGTCCTGTAACTTCTTAGCCTCATTGGATTGAGGGaatagaaataagaaaataatgatagCCTCAAGGCGctaaatttctttatatacaTTTGGAATATGAAACACCTATGAGATTATTATAGATAACTAGGTAATTTTTCCGTACTTAGCGGAGTCATAAATAATAAGTGCATTTGAActtgcaaataatttttttctaatattcatctactaaaataatggaaaataggttcataaaatatattagcaaTAATTCAACATGGATTGAATTATTTGTCGTTATCACATAACTCAAGAACCtctaatgaattaattattcaCAAAATAAGAATATGTATGCAAAGACATTTCGtgataaaaagaaacatataaattgcatagattatacaattgttATATATGTCTTAggagaaaagtaaaaaattggttaatatatttaaaaaaataaattactcttgaacatgaaaacaattataacttttgaatttgcaaatttcttcaattgataagtaagaaattttatatcaatgtaaaaatagataatatgtaAGTTTATAGATagtatttttaagttatataatttaatatagaatatcaatacatgaattcttgaaagtgaatacaataattattttctgcacAATAAATATACGTAATATATAAGTATATGTTCAATCTAACCGGAGATAATAACTTtgcaaaaacataaacaacaaagtttagaatatatactaaaaaacaacaattaatatcatatgCATAATATATTGAGTGTAAAAAACATAccagaagaaaataaaattttttgttgtttaaaatgagagaaaatcttACTATTCATAGACAAAGGGTAGTGTGGATTAATCTTTATTGTACCTTATGAGAAAtgttacaactatttggaaaagttatAACCCTTCGTAAAGTTCACAATCTTACATAAAAAtcgcaacttttcattaagtcacaactcttcattaaaactgcaacttttgataaaagtcgtcacttttaataaaagtcgcaactcttcattaaaatttcaacttttcataaaagtcatatcTTTTCGTGAAAGAGAAagctagttttggaaataaataaatttaaaacgaAATTCTTGTTTGTGGTGGCGCTACGTAGGCGGGCATAAGattctattttatataaatataggATTGAATACTCTATTACTCTTCGTAGGTAATTGCATTTTTGTGTAGATTCTTTACTTTATGATGAACCACTTCTACGAGGCACTCCCTAAATTTATCAATACAAATTATTAccttatgaagaagaaaaaaagtgcCACAAGTACAATTGAGGCATAAGAGTATATCACAGAACACCTATTCACCTAATGTTTTACTGATAAATAAACCACATCCCTTTGACTGAATGCAGCTAAGAAAAGAGCATTAGAAGAGGATAAATTAACTCTCTTAGATACAGAAAACAGcatgttaaaatatttagtgTTGTTAACTATAATCAATATCTACAGAACTGAGGATAATAAAGATGCCTGTAAAATGGCAACTTTactactataaaaaaaaatgcctATAAAATGGCGTTTTAAACTTGCAATGTAATTAAAATAGATTATGTAATCTATCTTTTCTATTTCAGTTTAGTGAACACTGAACTCTagaaaatttctattttatgtgCAAGAGAGAAACAAGACTCCCAAGTAACCTGTGTCCCATGACGAAGTAAATCTCTCGTAAATGGCAGAATGCCCAGAATAATATCTGCACCAGAATTATCCAAAGATTACAGTCTGTGTAGTAAGCAAGTTAGTGAACCAGCATACATCAAACGCATGGGCGGAGCCAGAAATTTCACAAAGGGTGTCCAGAAATAGAACAATATAAGcacttttcaaaaaaagaacTAGTTAAATTCGAACACACAAGAACTTCCTCTTTCCAAGAAGGTGAAACCACTGGGTTATAACAGTTTGATATGTTAAAGGGTGtctaaaatatgttatttattcattttgtgTATCATATTACTGGTATATACCATATTTTTTTCCGACGAAGGGTGTCCTACCACCATAAACACATCGGGATATTTGTCATAAACAAGTAAAACATAAAGCTCAGTGGAAAACATAAGTTTCACATATGGTTGACTACTAACTAgcctttttcatgattttctgcTCCATTTGTTATGAAAGAATATTTGtctaaacaaataaaagcaTAAAGCCCAGGGGAAAAGATAACTCTCACATATGGTTTTAGCTACTAACCTTTTTCCATGATTCTCTGCTACATTTTGTTATGAAAGTATCCAAGTCATCAATAACCCAAGGTCGAGGAATGAGGTTTTGGCAACTAGCTAAAAAAAAATGCCATCCCTTGAGAATAGCTCCGCAAGCTTCAAAAAACCATTAATTAAGAACAATTGATTCAACCttgaaaatattcattttctaAATGCTAGTTGTGATTTAAGCAAGATTAAGGGGTATCAATCTATCAAAGGGCATGGCATACCTCAGCATAGTCATGGCAAGTCAGAGGTACAATTTAATGTTAAGTAcatataaatttctttatatatgaGTCATCTTTGAAACATTGCCTAGCTGTGCCGAGCCAAGATCAAATAGGTTACCAGCAAAAATCCCTTTGACCAAGTTCTCCATACGCTTAGCTTCATCCTCGATAGCATCATTTAGCTGTACTACATCCTCAAATAAGGATATAGCCTTTGCATTTTCTTCGTCCTAGTTAATTTACATAAGCCCATCAACAAAAAACAGTCAAATCTTTTACATTTTGGTTCATGTTGGTTAACAGgttaaaaaacaacaaaattattttcaaatgagCAATGAACTTATTGATTTGACCTAAAAGTTGATCCGAGAAAATTCTTACAGGAAATTGGGTTTGGTTATTTGAACAATAAGGGATGCTCACATCAACAACTGAGACCAAAGTGTGTGTTGCATAGTCATACATGAAGTGCTGGTTTATGGACAGAGATACTTTCCttgaaaaaatatctaaataatgtTTGGTTATAAATTGGAACAATTTTTTGGTTAGTTTTTGAAGATGCTTTTGTGTGCTTGGAGAACTGATTTGACCTCTTTTTCAGTAAATTTTTTGGTTAGTTTTTGAAGATGCGTTTGTGTGCTTGGAGaactgtgtgtgtgtgtgtgtgttgccTACCCAATGTTTTTTCTCGTCATTACTTGCATATTACATGGAACTGTTCTTCAATGATTATGAAATATCCATGTTGTTTATTCGTACAGCAGAAAGATGTTGCAGAGATTTCCAACTGCTCTGCGGCCTTCACTTATATATACAATACTACAAGACAAGACGAGCTCAAGGTTGCTTCAATACAACTTGCTCACAATTCCTCTCTCGAAGCATCATCTCTTTGATACTGAATATAAGATGCATATGTTTTGATTATTGATTCATAAACATCAATACCTTTCAGATACTCATCCTTGTTCAAGAACTGCAGCAAAAGAGAATGCATATTAACCATAGGCCAAAGTCAGGATTTCCACCACATAAAACAAAACTATTTAAACAAGTGAACAAAATTTACAAGTCGAATCAAATTTACATCATTTCTACGGTCAAGCAAGACTTTAGCCTCCTCTAAGTGTTTGCTTATATTCACCAAACAGTTGATCCGGTAAACAGTAACCATTGCTGTAGCATTGCACTCTGCTTCCTTTCTTTTGGAGTTCTCAACttattcttttgattttctCATATTAATAGTATATTTAATAGGTTTAGAAGACtctgggtgtatgcacacacaAAACTACCATGTGGCACCAAATAAGCGAATATTAAGTAATGCTCACCTCATTGTGGTCGTGAAGAAGAATGGGAGTGTTTGCCATCGGAGAAAATCCTATTGCTGGCAGGCCTCGCTCTCGAAAATAGCGTGCATCTGTTGATGCAGGAAATATTTCTGGTTTTCCAAGTCTGGCATTAGCTTTGATGATAGCTTCTTCAAACAGTGCCCACCAGATATTGGAACTGTCAACAGCTGTAACAGCTGGCCTTCCTAACTTGTCGTTCACACTCACCTTTTGTTTGAACTGTCCAAGAGCAAGGGCATTGTATAATCTCTTAAATTAGTAATGTATTGCACTTCAAAATATTGTTCAAATAGACTGGTGATACGAAGTTAAACAATAACCAGTGGGAATTCTATCAAATAGTACAACTAAAGATGACTTGGGAGTATTATTATCCACCTACAGAATTCAAAGtgttcaataaaaaaaacatatagaaAAGAAGATACTTACAGAGATCTTAATAAATCTACAAACTGATCTATATCCTCGAAACCTACTTCTTTACACCAAAAGTAGAAAGATATTTTACAATTCCATTTAACTTTCTAGATGGAATTGGATCTATCTTCATAATACCTCCTGAGACCCTCTCTCCGAACTGTCCATCAGATGCATTAAATATGTGAAAGGTTCTGAGTCTAGGATGATAAAGTTGTAGATTGTATCAAGAATCTTGGATTAAAGTTGACTGGGAAAGTGCATCAAGACATGCCAACTAGATGGAATTACACTTTTCTTATGCTTGAGAGTGCTATTCCATATCGTTGggcttttttttttacttcaagtTAATTGATGCAGATTTTAAATGTTGTCCTTCATAAATAGATTGGAACAAGGCAAAAACAATAGCCAAATTACTAAAGCCTTTTGATGAAATCTATTTTCAGGAAATCAATATCCAACAGCCAACTTGTTTTTTCATTGTGGAAAATTCACTTGTTGATAATGGTAAATAAAAATAGTCAACACTCTGATAGTAAAGAAATGGCAGAGGAAATGGAAAAGAAATTTACAAAGTATTGGGAAGAGTATACTCAAGTTTTGTCTTGGGCAGTCATTCTTGACACTCAGTTTAAGTTAAAGTTTATGAAATTTTGCTTTTCAAAACTTGACTCTTTGACTTGCAAATATAGGGTGAAGGTTGTTGAAGATAATTTGCATCGACTGTTTGAGGAGTACATGAAATCTTCAGCATCTAATAGAGCATCGGTGGGAAGTACTCTTGATGAATCTGATGCTGAGATGAGAAATAAAATGGATGAATTTAAATTGTTAGCAAGTCGGACAGAACTTAATTCGGATGGAAGACAGACTCAATCAAAGATTCAGTAAACTGCTGGTCAATATGCTACTATACAAACACTTCATGCCAAATTGGAAGAGGAAAATGAAGGCATGAGACAATTTTCTTTGGCATATACACCACTTCTCCTCACCCAACAAAAAGAGAACAGTTAAATGTAATTATTGTTCTAGGCAATTTTCTCTTTGGAAAAGGACTGAGGTATAGCAAACAGGATTACAGGTTCTTTATCTCTAAAAGAAGAAACGatggattattattatttctagtaCCTCAAAAGTCATGTTACGCGAAGCAGGTGCCCATTCATCAGCTATTAGCCTCTCCAAGGATGCCTGATCTGCAGTTGGTGGTACTCTGATGTCAAATCCTGCTTGGGCTTCAGATGGCTGCAGGTTCATGACAAAACCCTGCCACAGAAATAAAGAAGTCCATGTTTTAAACTTTATCTCAATTCTGATTCTAAGTGTAGGGAAACGGGCCATTGTTTTACAAGAAAGGATTGTTCGGTAAAACACCCTATATCTGCTACGCCATCACTTCAAATATTCGTTTTCACTTGACTACATTAATAATTCTGAAACATTTAAGCTCTTCAAACATTTAAACTCTAATCTGAATAATTGGTAAACACTATCAAATAGTGTTTAAGGTTATAACCCAGCACATTGGATGAATAAGCTCAATCAAAGACTCCTAGAATTCCTCAGAAGAAAAATGGTCACAATATGCAGGAAGCAGTGGTCAGAGTCAAATAGCTAGACTGACTTACAGAGGGTGAAGGGGTGCCAGCTTTCAAGAAGACCATATTAACAGAAATGACTTCGCCTTCAGCTTTCTGTCCTGCCTTAACTAGATCAAACTGCGCTGCCCTGAATCTCCTTATAATTTCGATACTTTTAAGTAAATTCTCCATGGCAGTATTATCATAGAGCTTAGCCCCATGTCCAGGAGCACCTACAGCCTTAACGACCAGCCACCAGGGGGACCTCTCTCCATAGAATGCACGATAATTGTCAGTGGGAGAGGCCAAGCCCTCGTCAAGAACAATCCCAACATTCATCTTGGCAAAGACATCTGAATCAACAAACTTTCTGGCACCATCATTTCCACCGATCTCCTCGTCGGGGAGGAAGGAGAGGTAGAGAGTGCGCAGGGGGCGGAAGCCATAAGATTTGAGTTTGCGAATGGCCTCGAGGTACTGCAAGCCGACGCATTTCATATCCTGAGAACCTCGGGCGAAGATGTTGCCGGTAGTGGAATCTAAGTGGGCAGAGAAAGGTGGGTGAGTCCACTTGTGATGCTCGGAAGGGACAACATCGGTATGTGAGTTAAGGAGGATGGAAGGGAGGGTAGGGTCTTTGCCTGGCCATTTGAGGAGAATTAGAGGTTTGCCCTTGACGAACTCAAGGGTCTGGGACTCGAGGGATAGTAACTTGGCCTGTGATATTATAAATTCGGCAGCTTCATAGTAGTTGGGGTGAGGTTGGGCTGTATTGATCTGAAGGTACTGCTGGAATCTTGATAGGATTGTTGACGGATCTTTAGCGGCCGTCCTAGTTGTGATTATGAGTATGAGTGTGACCAGAAACACACGCAAATCAAGATAATAGCCGGTCTTGCTCATCACTGCTTTTCACTCCAGATGAATTAAAATCAATAGAACAGGTTATAAATTTTCGTTTGGAGCCGATCAACCTAAACACAAAGTTCAAATTCCACTTTATTTTGAGttatctaaattaaaaaaaaatccaaatttatTTGAAAGGGTAACTGTGTAATATTTCTGCCTTTGTTAATCAC is part of the Solanum lycopersicum chromosome 1, SLM_r2.1 genome and harbors:
- the LOC543751 gene encoding aminoacylase-1 precursor; this encodes MSKTGYYLDLRVFLVTLILIITTRTAAKDPSTILSRFQQYLQINTAQPHPNYYEAAEFIISQAKLLSLESQTLEFVKGKPLILLKWPGKDPTLPSILLNSHTDVVPSEHHKWTHPPFSAHLDSTTGNIFARGSQDMKCVGLQYLEAIRKLKSYGFRPLRTLYLSFLPDEEIGGNDGARKFVDSDVFAKMNVGIVLDEGLASPTDNYRAFYGERSPWWLVVKAVGAPGHGAKLYDNTAMENLLKSIEIIRRFRAAQFDLVKAGQKAEGEVISVNMVFLKAGTPSPSGFVMNLQPSEAQAGFDIRVPPTADQASLERLIADEWAPASRNMTFEFKQKVSVNDKLGRPAVTAVDSSNIWWALFEEAIIKANARLGKPEIFPASTDARYFRERGLPAIGFSPMANTPILLHDHNEFLNKDEYLKGIDVYESIIKTYASYIQYQRDDASREEL